TTCATCGGTGGTCCCCAGACTCTCGGCCTCGACCGTGCTCGTGAGTTGGGCGTGCAGCTGGCCCGTGCCGTGAAAGATTAATCCAACTTATTGTAAATATGCAACAGCCCCAGAAAACCTGGGGCTGTTGTTGGTTAATGGGAACGCATCTGCGCCTCACCGGGGGAACATGCGTAGATTTTTCCTGGGCTGGCTATTCCGCGATCGGCAGGTACAGGTCCAGGACGAACTCGGTATCTGTTAGGTTGATGGGCAGGCTTCCCTCAAGCCACTGATGGTCACCGAAGTGATATTTGCTCTCTTCACACCAGGCGACCAGTTTCTCCCAGGTTTGACCGATCACTTCATATTTACCCTTAGGTACCACGCATTCCGTGACTGCATAGAGCCCTCCGGGAAAGTCTTTGAGTTCAACACCTTCTTCAGGCTCGACCTCATCCGGATCAACCACGATCCACACTTCATAGCCATAATTCGGGCTGCCTGGTGAGGGGTTCGGATTATTAAAACCAAACAGCCGGTGTTTTTCACTATCTTCCAGAAGGCCTTTTTCTTTCGCCCAGGGTGTAAGCTTTCCCCAGGCGAGTTCTTCAGGGTTTTCACCAAAGCCCAGGAAGCTCGCCACATGGATTGATTCCAAGGTCACAATACGGACATCTAACTCGTTCATTTGTGTACTCCTTTCATTTAATTTTTCTTCACGAAACATCTTCATTCGCCGGCAAATATAGAATAGCATAGAATCGCTGACATCTAGTGTCAGTCAAGTGTGTTATAGTAAAAGTAACCTTATGAAGGAGGGTTGATTGCGAGCTGACCGATTGTTATCCATCATGCTCTTGCTGCAGGGGCGCGGTAAAATGACGGCGCAGGACTTGGCAGAAGAGCTGGAAGTCTCGGAGCGTACCGTCTATCGGGATATTGATGCCTTATGCACGGCGGGTGTCCCGGTATACAGTGAATCCGGGCACGGCGGGGGTTATGGCCTGACGGAGGATTATCGATTGCACCTCACCGGGCTGAGCAAGGATGAACTTCGCGCTTTGATGACATTGGGGAGCTTTGCGCCCCTTTCCGATCTTGGATTGCGGGATGAACTGCGGGCAGCTTTACTAAAGATCTCGGCCTCCTTACCGGAATCCAGCCGCTATGACGATGAGCGCATTCAGCGCTTTTTCCACTTCGACCAGACCTGGTGGCAGCAAAGCAGTGCCTGGATGCCCCATTTGCAAAAGGTGCAGGAAGCGCTCTGGCAGGATCGAAAACTTGAGATCCTCTACCGGCTGCCGCAGCCCCTCGAAGTCCGGCATCTGGTTTCACCGTATGGGCTGGTGGTGAAGGCAGGCCGCTGGTATCTGGTTTGTGAGCGTAATGGATCGGTCTTTGTTTACCGGCTGTCTGAATTGCTGGATGTGCAGCTGTCGGATGAGACTTTTACGCGGGTGGACGATTTTGATCTGGCCGCGTTCTGGTCAAAATGGTGCCAGCGGTATGAGGGCTTCCTGACGGTATTTACAGCGACTCTCGATGTGGCCCCGGCCGTTTTCCCTTTGTTGCATAAAACTTTCGGCAGCCAGGTTGAGGAGCAACTTTTGGTGGCCAACCAAGCAGAAGCCGATGGCTGGCAGCGGATTGACGTGGCTTTTGAGTCCTTTGAGTCGGCCAGGGAGAAGGTCCTGGGGCTTGGCAGCGGGGTCAGGGTGATTGCCCCTCTGGCGCTGCGGTTGAGCGTGCAGGATTACGCACATCAGATCGTAAAACTCTATCAGCCCGACGGGAGTTAGCCCACTGCCCGGGGTTATTGATGGCACTGCCCCTTGAGAATGGGCTATAATTGGGTGCACATCCCCTGAAGAGGGGATTAGGTTAAATGTTTGATATCTATTTGCAGAAAATACCCCATCCCGCCTGCGTTGCAGGCACCCTTCCCCCAAGGAGCGAAGCGACGCAGTCCCTGAAGCGAAGCGGAAGGGATGAGTAAAGAAGTAATTTTAGTTTTTGGCATTATTTGAACGGAGAAACTTATGAGTGAAGAAACAAACGCCCCCCGATCCAATTTCATTACCAATATTATTGATGAGCACCTCGAAAGCGGCCGGTTTGACACCGTGCACACCCGCTTTCCGCCGGAGCCGAACGGCTATCTGCACATCGGCCACGCCAAGTCGATCTGCCTGAATTTTGGCGTTGCCCAGGATTATGCCGGGCTGACCAATTTGCGCTTTGACGACACCAACCCCACCAAGGAAGAGGTGGAATATATGGAGTCGATTGAGGCGGACGTGCGCTGGCTGGGGTTCAGCTGGGATGACCGGCTGTTCTATGCCTCTGATTACTTCGGCGCGCTCTATGAATATGCGGTGGAATTGATAAAGAAGGGCAAGGCCTTTGTTTGTGACCTCAATGCGGAAGAACTGCGCGAATATCGCGGCACCCTGACCGAATCGGGCAAAAACAGCCCCTACCGGGATCGCTCGATTGAGGAGAACCTGGACCTCTTTGAACGGATGAAGAACGGTGAGTTCCCGGATGGCTCCCGCACGCTGCGTGCCAAGATCGACATGAGTTCCCCGAACCTGAACATGCGTGACCCTGTGATGTACCGCATTCTGCACGCCGAACACCCCCGCACGGGTGAGGCCTGGTGCATTTACCCGATGTATGACTACGCTCACTGCGTTTCCGACTCGCTTGAGAAGATCACCCACTCGATTTGCACCCTCGAGTTTGAAGATCACCGCCCGCTCTATGACTGGTTCCTGGATGAGTTGGGCATCTTCCATTCGCAGCAGATCGAGTTTGCCCGCCTGAACCTGACCTACACCGTGATGAGCAAGCGTAAATTGCTGCAATTGGTAAAGGAAGGCTTTGTCAGCGGTTGGGACGACCCCCGTATGCCCACCCTTTCGGGGATGCGCCGCCGGGGCTACACACCCGAAGCGATCCGGGCCTTTGCCGACACGATCGGCGTCTCCAAAGCCAACAGCCTGGTGGATGTGGAACTGCTGGAGCATGTGCTGCGCGATGACCTCAATAACCGCGCCCGACGGGTGATGGCCGTGGTGGACCCGGTGAAGGTGGTCATTGATAACTATCCCGAGGACCAGGAAGAAGAATTTGAAGTGGCCTATTTCCCCTGGGACCGCGAGAACAGCCCCACCCGGATGGTACCTTTTGGCCGTGAGATCTATGTTGAGCGCTCGGACTTCATGGAAGACCCGCCCAAGAAGTTCTACCGCCTGGCACTGAACGCCGAAGTGCGGCTGATGAACGCCTATTACATCACCTGTGTGGGCGTGGTGAAAAATGACGATGGCGAGATCGTTGAGCTGCACTGCACCTATGACCCCGAGTCACGGGGCGGCATGTCACCCGACGGCCGTAAGGTGAAAGGCACGCTGCATTGGGTCTCCGCCCGGCACGCGCTGGACGCGGAGCTGCGGCTATATGATTACCTTTTCACCAAGGCGGACCCTTATGAGGTGGAAGAGGGCGGCCAGTTCACCGATAATATCAACCCCGACTCGCTGCAGGTGGTGACCGCCAAGCTGGAACCCGCGCTGCAGGATACCAAAGAGCACGAGCCCTTCCAGTTCATGCGCCAGGGTTACTTCTGCGCTGATGAGGACTCCACGCCGGAGAAGCTGGTCTTCAACCGCACGATCTCCCTGGTGGATACCTGGGCGAAGATGGAAAAGGAAAAGACAAAGTAAACGTTTATAGGGGCGGGCCACTGTGCCCGCCCCTGTTTTTTACCCAAAGGAATTGACTAATAGGCGGGATAAATGAAGAAGTTGTTTCTGGACTTTCTTAGAAACCTGGCAATAATGACCGCATGTGTGGGGGCACTTTATCTCTTTGTTCGGGATGCTTTTGATTGGGTGTATGGGTGGTTGGGCTCCATCTATGGACCGGCGGCTCTCATCCTGATGCTTGTCGTTATGGCCATTCCTGGAGATAAGGA
This Chloroflexota bacterium DNA region includes the following protein-coding sequences:
- a CDS encoding YafY family transcriptional regulator: MRADRLLSIMLLLQGRGKMTAQDLAEELEVSERTVYRDIDALCTAGVPVYSESGHGGGYGLTEDYRLHLTGLSKDELRALMTLGSFAPLSDLGLRDELRAALLKISASLPESSRYDDERIQRFFHFDQTWWQQSSAWMPHLQKVQEALWQDRKLEILYRLPQPLEVRHLVSPYGLVVKAGRWYLVCERNGSVFVYRLSELLDVQLSDETFTRVDDFDLAAFWSKWCQRYEGFLTVFTATLDVAPAVFPLLHKTFGSQVEEQLLVANQAEADGWQRIDVAFESFESAREKVLGLGSGVRVIAPLALRLSVQDYAHQIVKLYQPDGS
- a CDS encoding GyrI-like domain-containing protein, whose product is MNELDVRIVTLESIHVASFLGFGENPEELAWGKLTPWAKEKGLLEDSEKHRLFGFNNPNPSPGSPNYGYEVWIVVDPDEVEPEEGVELKDFPGGLYAVTECVVPKGKYEVIGQTWEKLVAWCEESKYHFGDHQWLEGSLPINLTDTEFVLDLYLPIAE
- a CDS encoding glutamine--tRNA ligase/YqeY domain fusion protein; this encodes MSEETNAPRSNFITNIIDEHLESGRFDTVHTRFPPEPNGYLHIGHAKSICLNFGVAQDYAGLTNLRFDDTNPTKEEVEYMESIEADVRWLGFSWDDRLFYASDYFGALYEYAVELIKKGKAFVCDLNAEELREYRGTLTESGKNSPYRDRSIEENLDLFERMKNGEFPDGSRTLRAKIDMSSPNLNMRDPVMYRILHAEHPRTGEAWCIYPMYDYAHCVSDSLEKITHSICTLEFEDHRPLYDWFLDELGIFHSQQIEFARLNLTYTVMSKRKLLQLVKEGFVSGWDDPRMPTLSGMRRRGYTPEAIRAFADTIGVSKANSLVDVELLEHVLRDDLNNRARRVMAVVDPVKVVIDNYPEDQEEEFEVAYFPWDRENSPTRMVPFGREIYVERSDFMEDPPKKFYRLALNAEVRLMNAYYITCVGVVKNDDGEIVELHCTYDPESRGGMSPDGRKVKGTLHWVSARHALDAELRLYDYLFTKADPYEVEEGGQFTDNINPDSLQVVTAKLEPALQDTKEHEPFQFMRQGYFCADEDSTPEKLVFNRTISLVDTWAKMEKEKTK